From a single Lolium rigidum isolate FL_2022 chromosome 7, APGP_CSIRO_Lrig_0.1, whole genome shotgun sequence genomic region:
- the LOC124670958 gene encoding auxin-induced protein X15-like, whose amino-acid sequence MCNVITIPSIAWLRRAVRRWRARGSGSRAVPAGHVAVCADGARFVVRLAHLGHPAFQELLRQAEEEYGFPPGASGPVALPCDEHRLRDVIRRVSLSSMKRRSSIRRRGDSRPLLQEVDVEKLVF is encoded by the coding sequence ATGTGCAACGTGATCACGATCCCGTCGATCGCCTGGCTGCGCCGCGCCGTGCGGCGGTGGCGCGCCCGCGGCTCCGGCTCCAGGGCAGTGCCGGCGGGGCACGTGGCGGTCTGCGCGGATGGCGCGCGGTTCGTGGTCCGGCTGGCGCACCTGGGCCACCCTGCGTTCCAGGAGCTGCTCCGGCAGGCCGAGGAGGAGTACGGCTTCCCGCCCGGCGCCTCCGGCCCCGTCGCGCTCCCCTGCGACGAGCACCGCCTCCGCGACGTCATTCGCCGCGTCTCCTTGTCCTCCATGAAGCGCCGCTCCTCCATTCGTCGCCGCGGCGACTCGCGGCCGCTGCTACAAGAGGTGGACGTGGAGAAGCTCGTCTTCTGA